From Clarias gariepinus isolate MV-2021 ecotype Netherlands chromosome 1, CGAR_prim_01v2, whole genome shotgun sequence:
TACAGTTATACCAAGaccttttaatatattgtaaatcatcttctatacagcttatcgcttatcttctataccgctatACCGCTTATCGCCAGTCAAAAAAATCCATTgtgtagaaaatataaaaagaaaagcacacagacaacacatttttttgttcaatagATTGCTAATCTACGGTGTCTGGCCAAagaaagtttatttaattaaattatcttTAGTTTTGATTACAGTACACAATGTGTGTAGCCACTTCATAGGTAAAAAttatttctcatgctcccagacaAACTGAATATAGTCCTGGAATATACTTGTGCCgtcagggaaaaaaatctcTTGATGTGTTGATGGGATATAATTTTGGAAATGATTGGATCTAACGGTCATGTGGTAGGATTGAAGGAGCATGTGACTTTCAGGATCTCATCTGTTGCTAGATTAGAAAATGATGCCAGTAAAAGTGTAGGGGAATTCTGAGTGTAGGAGTGAAGGACTGTCAGATTTGATCAAATCAGCTAAATGTGACATGTACCACAACAGTGGCTGATAAATCCCCTTAGGTTAAGTACCATATTTGTCCAGAATTTAatttagcaagaaaaaaaatgccataaCATCactaatgtattattttattaatattagccATAAAGTAAAATAGAACAGCTGTAAACACTGATGATAAATATCAATGCAGTTACCTCTGAGGACATATTGCTCAAATGTtgagaaataaaacaatctcagtaaataataataaaagtaaattaataaataaatacaaattagcAATTATacatatgaaatattaaatattaaatattacaatataaagtATTACAACATCATCAGAAATAATATAAGGGGACAAATTTTGTCTTTGGTCTACATATATAAAACAGCTTCTAAATTCTCTTAAATTCCAGCAGTGTAAACTCCTCTATGTGGTCAGAATTGTCTCAAACTTCACCAGTTTCTTTCGCACATCCTCTTCCAAGCACTGCTCGATTCGTGTCCTTATTAATTTAGTCAGGTTTGTGTAAAAAGCCTTGGCCCACTGGCTTTCTAAACGACGGACAGATATGTCACACACTTTGTACAGGATTGTCACCAGCTTCTCATTGCTACTCACTTCACATCTTTGAAGAACCCAGTTTGCCCAATCTTTCCacatattgttttctgtgaagGACACAGCGAAACAGGGCTCAGGACAGAGGCTGTTGAGGCgctcaccttcatcatcagttACATTGTTCCAGATGGCACTAAACAAAATCACAGATGTATTGTTACTTAActctttaatataattataccaTAATAGTGTCCAATAAGAAACAATATATAatgggtgtttaagtcaaagctGAACCTTTGATAGTGTGGCagaacagaacacatttatgagagtaaaaaactaAACCAGAACTATGATCGGACTACCTGCTTCACATCATTGTTAATGGCGAAACACTGGCCTctcaagaactcctttaatggccagAAACTCCTTCAAATTGAGTTGGTCAAATTCCTCATATGCTCaccacaccacttgcacatgacaggaactcgactgggagCTACTCAGCATCTGTACtgtaatttccacatgtttgggggcATTAAAGAGTTCCCGGGAGGCTAGAGTTTCAgatatgaagcaggcagtccaaacATGGCTCTGGGGTATTGAGAAAACCTTATACCTTAATGGTATCTAAGGATTAGTGAAACActgtgataagtgtattagtgcagCAGGGAAATAAAGCTAGTTTTTAATAtcataaatgtgttttgttgacttgaacacctctcatACAATACAAAGTCCTTCTTATATTCAGACACCCCATAATAATCCTACTGTGTATCTGTAGTCATTGCTCAACTTACACAACTCTCTCAAGAGGAGAAGGTGTAAAAGCACTTAAGGGTGATAAGCCTGCAAAAGTGATACTGTTCCCCTCCATCCTAAGCAAAACAGAGGCAAAAATAGTcttaatttataaaatgatgTGTGTTCTTCATATAGTTTAATACCTGGTTTATGTGTTATGTAATCTATATAAgaggtatatatttttttatatatatgtttacatAAAAGTTTGGTTTAAGTAGAGGAAAATATCAACTCACCAGAGGTCTGTGAGTGCTTGCTTAGTTTCGATAGCATTTGTGAGTAGAAAAACATGCTCGTCACCGATGTTTGTCCATCCTAAACTGTATCCATAAGGTCAATGTATCCTAAGGTATTACTACTGCAATATTTTATGTGGCAAAACAGTAAATCATGAATTGAATGTTGAAGAAATAAACCTTTACCCAATTTCCTTTAAGACATCAGAAGCTTGTAGGATGTCAGCAACTACCTTGATCGCATCCAGATCCAGACTATTTTCCCCCAGCCTACATTAGATATCAGACCATTAAATGCACGGCTGTAAATTTGACAATATTAGTTATAATTCAGGATCAAGCCTGCATATTCTGTCTAACACTTAGAACTTAGACTCACCATAGTTTCTCACATCTGAGCAAGTACGGCTGTAAATCTCTTAGTGATTCAGCATTGATGTTCGTCCCGGTCAGATCCATTTCTGACATAGTAAGTTGCATTTCATTGAGAAAGTGCTTCACGGCAGTGTAGTCCATGGTGGACAAAGTGACATCACTGAGGTTGATGCGCATACCTTGCAGCTTGAGCTCCTGAATTAGTAGCACATCCTGTTGCTCTAAAATGCAGTGCAACTGTGTTAGAATGTAAGCGCCATTCTCACAAGTGGCCTGAGTATCCGATATCAGTTTCTGTCGGAAGGATTGCATTTTATCTTGCTGCTTTTGAAACCCGATATTTCTGGAGAGCAGTTCTTGGTTTCTTTCTGATAGCAGACCAGAAAGAAATCTCATAAACAGATCAAGGTTTCCTGGCAGACTATTGATACTGTATTCATTGCCTGAACCTAGTGTGTCTGATAAGGATACATCTGCCATGGCACAATAAAGTGCAGCAAAAAACTCCTGTATTGTGAGATGTGTAAAGGAATACATGTCTTCTGTGCAACCTGGCTCCTGAATGGATGTTTTGTCTAGAAAAGCGCTTGCGATAACACATCTAGCTATTTCATCATTGTTGCTATAAAAGAGAGTTTcttgattaattaatttctgATATGCCAACCTGCCAAGCTTTAACAGGATTTCCTGTAAGTGTCCCTGATGGTTTATGCCAGTGACAATGTTTAACGATTCAATTcgattgtttgtgtgtgatttgaCCAATGCCAGCAAGTACTGCACGTAGATATCAGTCATTGTCCTTGAGTTAGTTGGGTACAGCCCATTACTTTCTTTAAGAATGCTACACACAATATGACAGAAGGCTGGTATGTAGCAGAGAGTAAGCATCAATTCATTTGTTGCCACTATTTTGAACATCTGTGTAGCTAACTCCTCATCCTGAAAGAAACGTTGGAAGAAGTCATGGATCTCGACAGTCGAGAATCCAGTTATCACAACAAAGCAGTCAATGGATCCAATGGGAATGTAGTTAACAGCCACGGGCCTGCTGGTAATCAGCACAGAGGCTCCTGGGAGGAGTTCTCCTATCATTAGGCTGGATAAGACTTCCACCACCTCGCCCTCCTCATCAAGATCTGTCAAAAAGACATCCACATCACAACTTCTGTAGTGCTTAAATTCATCAAAGCCATCCAAAATGATCAAGAGTTTAGCATCATTTTCAGTGATGGTGTCCAGATGCTTAGCAAGATGTCCATTTTTACGGAGAATAAGTTCTCGTAAGCTTACTGGCTTGCTGACAAGATTCAAGTCCCTGAAGGTTAGGTGAATAATGAAATCAAAAGACTGATGCTCTTTGTGATTACTGAAATCGCAAAGAATTTTCTGGACTAGGACAGTTTTCCCAATCCCTGCTACTCCAGTCACTAAAATCTTTTTGCCTGTCTTTTTGCCAGTTTCACTGGAAAACAGCTGTGCTGGCTTGATTAGTCTCTGCTCCGTAGCTTTCTGCTGCAGAGAAATGCGCTGCTGTCCAAAAGTTAAAACCtcatgtctttttatttctaaactatGGTGACCTTTTACAATCAACAGATTGACATAATGTTCAGAAAAAGGAATCTTCTCTCCATGACGTGTGTTATAGTACAGGATACACTCACTTCTGCGTTTTAAGACGGCTTTATGTTTTGCTATGATCTTCTGGTATTCTGAAACACATAAAACCCTATTTAACCACAcaccttatactgtatagtatgcACATACAATCCTATTTAACTACATTACATAATGTACACATAAAATACCATTTAACAACACACATGACATTAAATACCTTATATTGCCTTATATTGTGACTCATTGCAATAATAttgtacataaaaaatgtactgtaaaaataatacacacattAAATACTTCATAACGACACAAATTACACAATTTACacattaaatacttttaaaatacaCATCTTACATAGTagtatataaacacattttatactaTACTACATCAGAGATTACAATCATCCAGTTGttgatttgtttacattttttaaagatgtttttattCCATGTTATTAATTCACTTACCTGATGTCTCTTTTAGACAGTGATCATCAGCTTTTATGATCGACTCTCCAAGTTGCCTACTTACAGAAATAAAGATTCGGGCAGCCTCTTCCCCCTTGCCCTCCAATATATCCAGAACTTTGCGGACCTTTCCACGTGGCCCCTTCTCATATTGTATCTCCTCTCTATCATCTCTAGTGAGAACCTTCTTTGTAACTAATACGTCTATAAGTGAATCAATGTGGAACTCGAGTTTGTCCACAAGAGTAACACGGCGATCCCTGAGGCTCTGTAGGCAGGGATCGGGTGTTCCAGATAATGTCATAACAAAACTATTTCTGCATTTAGAATTAAAGACATAAATCAGGTTTGTCGTGCTCCAAGAAATCCGTCAAAAGTTGAAAGAAATGTCCTTCCAAGATCATCTCTCTATCAAATTGCAAACCAACCAAAACTGTCCAACTCCAAATATGTAGCTTACTTGGGTTATTGCTTTCATAATGAGTCATCCAGAATCGTAGCATATCACAATACAGAAACCAAAAGAGGAAGTAGGACTTCCGTATTGATACTAAGAAATGCTGTACTGTAAGGTTTCATGACATTGTGTGACATTTCTCTTGTCTCCTCCTACTATCTCTTTCAGTCTGATATTAATGTAACTTTCCCTGCTCTCTCCAAGTTTGACTTCTATGCTTCTCTCCCCCTTTCTTAATCTAACACTTCCTTGTTCACCTTCGGATGGAAACTTCCACTCTTTGTCCACCCAGATTTCAGCAAGACATGGTAAAATGGCCTTATGTACTTATGTTCTATAACTAATGTACATGACACCAAGCATTTggccaaacatataaaaactgtCTTTTTCTGacaagaaacagagagagatcaTCAGGCAACATCATGCATGTtgtgtttatctgtgtgtgtgtctctgtctcctgGCCGAGAAACATGTGAGAGCCGGCCGTTAACACTTCAgataattcattaataattttaacaaaaataactttACAACTGTTTGTTGACTTTTATTAAAGTTCTAATTGTGATTGGTAAAAttttagggggaaaaatgaGCAAAGGCTCATGATTTACAACAAATGGTCTCTTGGGATTTgaagaaatattatttattggaaaaaataaatgaccatgGAACCAGTATCTctgacatatactgtacattgtaccTGTATGCCTGTGCCAAACCTAATATTTACTtactacagtaaaaaaaaaaaaaaaatcacgattTGCTATTAAAAAATTGACCTACTACTAGTGATGAGCAATGACATAGAAAATATAGGCTTGGATAGTTTCATCACAATGACGTTTCATCTGCAGACAAATTGCACTTATataaatcaaacaaagaaataaatagctCTGTGAAAACACCTTCACTGTAAAAGAAAATTCCTAAAAGATGTATTTtcagcagtatttttttttagctcctaAATGATTATTTAGTTTTAGGGCCCAGTTTCTAGGGactgtgctaaaaaaaacaataagaccTGTAACATATGAAATTCAtgagtttttaatattttctaaaaGGGTGTAATTTTATTCCCTATGCCTTAGTTTAATGGGAagtttattatgattatattatGAAACCCTTATTTAGGGATGATCCATACTAGGCACAACTATATTAAATTGATAAGTGGTTAAATCTTGGACAAAAACAAGGACAAGTTcaatttataaaacaataacacGAGCAAAaccaaacaataataaaaataatgaaacaataCCCAGGCACATTTAAAAATGGATCTGGAAATTATGAGTGCAAAGCTATCAGGGTTTCCATATACTGAAGTCCCTTTTTTTGTGAAGTCACATTTGTAATACTGGGTGATAGGATAAATTGCCAATTATTAAAACATGTCCAAATAACATTAGTGCAGCTTTTTTTCATTAGTTAAAATTCAAACATCTTCATAGTAACATTATTTCAGAGACTATATTTGAATATACATCTGTCATTTTTATCTACCGTTCCTTTGCGTGGCAGATTACAGAAATATAACAAGTTTCCAATATACTAGATGGTTTTCCAGTTTGCCAATTTGGGTTACACTGATGAAATTGTTCCGATCAAAGGCTTTAAACCAGTGTGGATATTCGTTTACAACTAGCGAATATGTGACCTTTATATGAATATAATCTAGGATGTGCAATCCAGTgaattcaaaatgtttttacatcTTTCTGGACCATCAGACAGGCAGGAAATGCAAAACCATGGAAAGagtaaaccaaaaataaaatataattaaatcaaaGCCTTCATTgaagttaaattaaaatcaatgTTCATTACTTTACAGTTTGCATCCAGTCTCACCCTCCACTTGTCATTGGGCTGATTAAAGGATGACCTGGTGACCCCAAACCCTCACACACCTTCGTCTTTGGATCATGTGCTGGTTTGTGTGGTGGGTTTGTAGGTGTTCATAAGAATCTTGATTAGTCTCTGTTTCTGTGCTTCAGTCCTGGTAGAGTCTCAGGTGTCTCTGCAGGACCGGCAGCAACGTGCTTTAAACTGGGGTAGGGGGCAAAGTTCCAGCTGTCGGACCTTCTCACAGTACCTGGTGCTGTCTTGGCAATCACCTGGGAACACAACGAAGCAACTTTTTACACTGACAGTGGTACAGTTTTATGGGgcgaaatatttatattaaaagcaaataaCTTTTAAATGTGAGATCTAGACTCTGGAAATCCCCTATGTACAATCCTTCAAGGCAACTTGGCTTTATGAGAAAGGAATCTAGTACATGCAGGACAAGACAAACTTGATTTTTAAACACTACATTTGCATGTCACATTTGCTGTTTATCATAACTGTaacattgttgtttttgttttttaaagctttgACCGGGCATGTCAGTGCACAACTTGAATTACAGGATGATTCGTACTTCTCCCACAAGACAGAATGTTGC
This genomic window contains:
- the LOC128525494 gene encoding NACHT, LRR and PYD domains-containing protein 1 homolog, producing the protein MTLSGTPDPCLQSLRDRRVTLVDKLEFHIDSLIDVLVTKKVLTRDDREEIQYEKGPRGKVRKVLDILEGKGEEAARIFISVSRQLGESIIKADDHCLKETSEYQKIIAKHKAVLKRRSECILYYNTRHGEKIPFSEHYVNLLIVKGHHSLEIKRHEVLTFGQQRISLQQKATEQRLIKPAQLFSSETGKKTGKKILVTGVAGIGKTVLVQKILCDFSNHKEHQSFDFIIHLTFRDLNLVSKPVSLRELILRKNGHLAKHLDTITENDAKLLIILDGFDEFKHYRSCDVDVFLTDLDEEGEVVEVLSSLMIGELLPGASVLITSRPVAVNYIPIGSIDCFVVITGFSTVEIHDFFQRFFQDEELATQMFKIVATNELMLTLCYIPAFCHIVCSILKESNGLYPTNSRTMTDIYVQYLLALVKSHTNNRIESLNIVTGINHQGHLQEILLKLGRLAYQKLINQETLFYSNNDEIARCVIASAFLDKTSIQEPGCTEDMYSFTHLTIQEFFAALYCAMADVSLSDTLGSGNEYSINSLPGNLDLFMRFLSGLLSERNQELLSRNIGFQKQQDKMQSFRQKLISDTQATCENGAYILTQLHCILEQQDVLLIQELKLQGMRINLSDVTLSTMDYTAVKHFLNEMQLTMSEMDLTGTNINAESLRDLQPYLLRCEKLWLGENSLDLDAIKVVADILQASDVLKEIGLGWTNIGDEHVFLLTNAIETKQALTDLWMEGNSITFAGLSPLSAFTPSPLERVVAIWNNVTDDEGERLNSLCPEPCFAVSFTENNMWKDWANWVLQRCEVSSNEKLVTILYKVCDISVRRLESQWAKAFYTNLTKLIRTRIEQCLEEDVRKKLVKFETILTT